The Psychroflexus sp. ALD_RP9 region CCATTATCGACTACAGGAAAGCGCCTAAACTTAGTGTTTATAAATTTCTGAGCAGCATCGAATAAATTAACATCAGGTGTTATAGTTTCAGGGTTTTTAGTCATGTAATTTTCAACCTTAGTTTGTTCCATTGGCATATTGTAATACCGACTATCTGAGATTTGCTTAATACAGTCACCTTCAGAAATTACACCTGTTAAACGTCTATCTTGATTTACAACTGGTGCACCAGATATACGATGTTTTGTAAGCTGTTCTACCACTTCGATAATCGATTGACCTTCTTCTACAATAACTACAGCTTTAGTCATACAATCAGCAACACTAATTTTCTCAGCCTTAGCATTAACTTCGCCGATGTGTTGTGCTTGAAAATTTTTAATTGCCATAATATTTAATTTTAAGTTAATTTATCTCAAAATAATTAAAATAAAAACAAAAAAATAACAATTCTTATGTTTTAACATCTTAATTAGTTAACAAACCTAGTTTACTTAACTACAATAACACAGCAAGCATTAAAAGCAGATTAATGAAGTTTTAAGTGTACTTTATCTTAATAGTTGAATTGAAAATTTAAATTTGCACTTTTAATGTAGCTTTATTTATGGCGAAAAGAAAACCTCAAAACGATCTTCCAAAAGTTAAACTTAGTGCTAGCAACCTAAAACGCTCATTACGACTATTTAGGTATATCGGCCCGCATAAGTGGAAATTAATCATAGGAATGATTTTTCTTGGACTAACTGGTGTTACAGCCTTATTGTTTCCAAAATTAATGGGAGACTTAATTCAAACTGCCGATTTTTCTGTAGAGGATATCAACCGAATGGGATTAATTCTCTTAGGCCTATTTACAGCTCAAGCTGTGTTTTCTTTTTTTAGAGTCGTTTTGTTTGTGAATGTTACCGAAAACATGCTTTCAGCAATCAGGCAAGACACCTACAATAACTTGATTAAAATGCCTATGCAGTTTTTTTCAAGCCGACAAGTTAACGAGTTAAACTCTCGTGTTGCCGCCGATATTTCACAAATTCAAGATACATTTACCACAGGTTTAGCTGAGTTTTTACGCCAAAGTATTATTGTCGTTGGTGGAATTGTAGCACTGTTTTTTACCTCTGTAGAATTATCCTTATTAATGTTAGCAACCATTCCTGTTTTTGCTATTATCGCTGTTTTTTTTGGAAAATTCATTAAAAAATTATCAAAAGCAGCACAAGATAAAGTCGCTGAATCTAACACTATTGTAGGTGAAAGTTTACAAGGTATCAGTAACGTTAAAAGTTTTACAAACGAATGGTTCGAAATTAAACGCTATAAAATATCAGTTAATGAGATTAAATCAATAGCCATTAAAGGTGGTTTGGCTCGTGGTGCATTTTCATCTTTTATCATTTTTTGCATTTTTGGTGCCATTGTACTTCTGGTTTGGCAGGCTGTTAAATTGCAAAATACTGGCGATTTAAGTCAGGCAGATTTAGTCACTTTTATTTTATATACCATTTTTGTAGGTGCTTCAATTGGTGGTTTGCCCATTCAATACGCACAAATACAAAAAGCAATTGGTGCTACTGAACGCGTATTTGATTTAATTGATGAGACTCCTGAATCTATAGAAACTTCAACAGAATCTGAAAAAGGCATCACTGGTAAAATTGAATTCAATCAGGTTAATTTTGCTTATCCGTCAAGAGCTCAATTTCCTGTGTTATCTTCCGTTAGTTTTAAAGCCAATTCTGGAGAAACAATTGCTATTGCTGGCCCGAGTGGCTCAGGGAAGTCAACTTTAGCATCGCTTGTTTTACGATTTTATGAGCCTCAAAAAGGTGAAATTTTATTTGATGGCAAACCAGCTTCAAGCTATGGTTTACATGAATTACGTTCACAAATGGCTATAGTTCCTCAAGATGTGTTGTTATTTGGC contains the following coding sequences:
- a CDS encoding CBS domain-containing protein: MAIKNFQAQHIGEVNAKAEKISVADCMTKAVVIVEEGQSIIEVVEQLTKHRISGAPVVNQDRRLTGVISEGDCIKQISDSRYYNMPMEQTKVENYMTKNPETITPDVNLFDAAQKFINTKFRRFPVVDNGEIVGVLSQKDVLRTALLLKGYNWKS
- a CDS encoding ABC transporter ATP-binding protein; protein product: MAKRKPQNDLPKVKLSASNLKRSLRLFRYIGPHKWKLIIGMIFLGLTGVTALLFPKLMGDLIQTADFSVEDINRMGLILLGLFTAQAVFSFFRVVLFVNVTENMLSAIRQDTYNNLIKMPMQFFSSRQVNELNSRVAADISQIQDTFTTGLAEFLRQSIIVVGGIVALFFTSVELSLLMLATIPVFAIIAVFFGKFIKKLSKAAQDKVAESNTIVGESLQGISNVKSFTNEWFEIKRYKISVNEIKSIAIKGGLARGAFSSFIIFCIFGAIVLLVWQAVKLQNTGDLSQADLVTFILYTIFVGASIGGLPIQYAQIQKAIGATERVFDLIDETPESIETSTESEKGITGKIEFNQVNFAYPSRAQFPVLSSVSFKANSGETIAIAGPSGSGKSTLASLVLRFYEPQKGEILFDGKPASSYGLHELRSQMAIVPQDVLLFGGSIFENIAYGKPNASKNEVIDAAKSANAHEFIMGFPDQYNTLVGERGVQLSGGQRQRVAIARAVLKNPKLLILDEATSSLDSESEKLVQEALDQLMKNRTSIVIAHRLSTIKNADQILVLENGQIIEKGTHEDLLQQENGLYKKLSSIQFDA